Proteins from a single region of Candidatus Cloacimonadota bacterium:
- a CDS encoding M20/M25/M40 family metallo-hydrolase — protein sequence MINHFKIIKELDFVRIAGTEGEKRAREIISGYCRELGLEPKTESFDIITFEPGTAQISADNLKINAVPFGLNDSIELEGEFVFLENKDVIAYNKNAYKDKIVASMGYTRKLGPDLKKSGIKAYIVIGRPEREALSLSHRQSLHPDGYVPMVTVSYNDGLKLAQKTGSSIKISISQKVHKKKAHNIIVNVPAVKKKDDNLTLAVGHYDTVSRSPGASDNAGGTISLIKALEHFSKHPPKRDLRVIFFSGEELGLRGSQHYVKSHLDEIKEKVGLILNLDVSGDPIGSDGMMVVGTNELLGYCDGLMKEAGVLYEAKLDIYSSDNMPFAVYEVPSVNIARFGGKASFHIHTPGDSKRNVSSQGYNNTITTAIILLKHILNAEIYPVKKEIDSSLKDKIEKYIWNLNYEKPELEWEPRYKK from the coding sequence ATGATAAATCATTTTAAGATCATAAAAGAGCTGGATTTTGTAAGGATTGCAGGTACTGAAGGAGAGAAAAGAGCACGAGAGATCATTTCAGGATATTGCAGAGAATTGGGCTTAGAACCGAAAACCGAATCTTTTGATATCATTACTTTTGAACCGGGTACAGCACAAATCAGCGCAGATAATCTCAAAATTAATGCAGTTCCTTTTGGATTGAATGACAGCATCGAGCTTGAAGGGGAGTTTGTCTTTTTAGAAAACAAAGACGTCATAGCTTATAATAAGAACGCATATAAAGATAAGATCGTAGCGTCAATGGGGTATACCCGAAAGCTTGGACCTGACCTCAAGAAAAGCGGTATCAAAGCATATATTGTGATCGGGAGACCGGAAAGAGAAGCTCTGAGTCTGTCACACAGGCAGTCACTTCATCCTGATGGATATGTGCCAATGGTTACAGTCTCCTATAATGATGGATTGAAGCTGGCACAAAAGACTGGCTCTTCAATAAAAATTTCCATATCCCAGAAGGTTCATAAAAAGAAAGCACATAATATCATTGTTAATGTTCCTGCAGTGAAAAAAAAGGATGACAATCTAACACTTGCAGTGGGACATTATGATACAGTCTCACGAAGCCCGGGTGCATCTGATAATGCAGGCGGGACCATATCTCTTATCAAAGCTCTTGAGCACTTTTCAAAACATCCTCCCAAACGAGATCTGCGTGTCATATTTTTCTCTGGAGAAGAGCTTGGACTCAGAGGTAGTCAGCATTATGTAAAATCTCATCTCGATGAAATAAAAGAGAAGGTTGGTTTGATACTCAATCTCGATGTGTCCGGCGATCCGATCGGATCTGATGGTATGATGGTTGTTGGCACCAATGAACTTCTCGGGTATTGTGATGGCCTTATGAAAGAAGCCGGTGTCTTGTACGAAGCAAAACTCGATATCTACAGCAGCGATAATATGCCTTTTGCTGTATATGAAGTTCCTTCTGTAAATATAGCTCGATTCGGTGGTAAGGCTTCCTTCCACATACACACTCCGGGAGATAGTAAACGTAATGTCTCCTCACAGGGTTATAACAATACGATCACCACAGCAATTATCCTCCTCAAGCATATTCTCAATGCAGAAATATATCCTGTAAAGAAGGAGATCGACTCATCCCTGAAAGATAAGATCGAGAAGTATATCTGGAACCTTAACTATGAAAAACCCGAACTTGAATGGGAACCGAGATATAAAAAATAA
- a CDS encoding T9SS type A sorting domain-containing protein yields MGVNIIVPVDFIVYGVAIWCWIESGTYTCDCLTVTSESPRCVFATFSIPYYFPVGSCDIWVYSEAEPDPWAAPFEIVPDFALPYITCCQPNYAIQGESIDAIITAVAASSYDPMALLLHDIETIPATSVQQTGVDEFIASFNIPSYTTPGDWLLVLHNLEVNGTEGLNINTSFPIYSNLTGNLCGLVVKGGTRDFIEGATITCTYKSTLSTETGYNLDDIPIGNHLASCSADGFFSSEDFVTIEVGQTAGLNFVLDWTTCNPDPSSIFKHVPPNDTHQSSVELINLGNTDFSYNAGFTVWYPKEKNFGDLLFSFDATAVTGSTKLFGINTDGSYLYLTDYDISEFHQLELDGTLVNTFSIPGVSEVRGLAYDGTYFYGGKREMYFWEMDFGSQSLISTTNTLMQIRAITYDPINDGFWVNNCLTDLRFIDRSGIQWDLIASPGYMMSVAYDGFSDGGPYLWCFRGINGPIQDCWIEQIDIATGQPTGVEIQVNNDLGDGYAAGLFCSDQIIPGKVVLGGIISQDTQDVVFGYEIKSDSWATITENASGTIPAEGSTEMTVVLNATGMSAGETHYGKIIIEHNGSDTTDVVIPVTMVVSYDVDEPPTSQTSFANHYPNPATGSVEVNYTIPHMHEGEEIPINIYNIRGQLINSVQGKDGYAIWNTEKISSGIYFYKIQRDDIELVNKVLIIK; encoded by the coding sequence ATGGGTGTAAATATAATCGTACCTGTTGATTTTATTGTGTATGGGGTTGCGATATGGTGCTGGATTGAAAGTGGAACCTATACCTGCGATTGCTTAACCGTTACCTCTGAATCTCCTCGATGTGTATTTGCTACTTTTAGCATCCCATATTATTTTCCGGTTGGTTCTTGTGATATTTGGGTGTATTCTGAAGCAGAACCGGATCCCTGGGCTGCACCTTTTGAAATTGTTCCTGATTTTGCTCTTCCATATATTACATGTTGTCAACCAAATTATGCTATTCAAGGTGAATCAATTGATGCAATAATTACTGCTGTTGCTGCTTCTTCTTACGATCCTATGGCTTTACTATTACATGATATTGAAACTATTCCAGCAACTTCGGTCCAACAGACTGGAGTTGATGAATTTATTGCATCATTCAATATTCCTTCGTATACGACACCCGGTGATTGGCTCTTGGTTTTGCATAACTTAGAGGTAAACGGTACAGAGGGACTAAATATAAATACTTCTTTCCCGATTTACTCAAATTTAACAGGCAATTTATGTGGATTGGTTGTTAAGGGGGGAACACGTGATTTCATTGAAGGAGCAACAATTACCTGTACGTATAAATCAACTCTATCAACTGAAACTGGTTATAATTTGGACGATATTCCGATTGGTAATCACTTGGCAAGTTGTTCTGCTGATGGATTTTTTTCTTCTGAAGATTTTGTAACCATTGAAGTAGGTCAAACAGCTGGATTGAATTTTGTTCTTGATTGGACAACATGTAATCCAGATCCATCCTCAATATTTAAGCATGTCCCACCTAATGATACTCATCAAAGTTCGGTAGAGTTAATAAATTTGGGTAACACGGATTTTTCGTATAATGCTGGATTTACTGTATGGTACCCAAAAGAAAAAAATTTTGGTGACTTGCTTTTCAGTTTTGATGCTACAGCAGTTACAGGATCAACGAAACTTTTTGGTATAAATACTGACGGTTCGTATTTATATCTTACTGATTATGATATCTCTGAGTTCCATCAATTAGAATTAGATGGCACACTGGTTAATACATTTTCAATCCCCGGTGTATCTGAAGTTCGAGGGCTTGCTTATGACGGGACATATTTCTATGGTGGAAAAAGAGAAATGTACTTCTGGGAAATGGATTTTGGTTCACAATCTCTGATAAGTACAACTAATACTTTGATGCAAATAAGAGCAATAACCTATGATCCGATCAATGATGGATTCTGGGTTAATAATTGTCTGACGGATCTGCGTTTTATTGACAGATCAGGTATTCAATGGGACCTTATTGCTAGTCCCGGATATATGATGAGCGTTGCGTACGATGGGTTTTCAGACGGGGGTCCCTATTTGTGGTGCTTCAGAGGTATAAACGGTCCTATCCAGGATTGTTGGATTGAGCAAATAGATATTGCTACAGGTCAACCTACGGGAGTTGAAATACAGGTCAATAATGATCTTGGAGACGGGTATGCTGCTGGACTGTTCTGCAGCGATCAAATTATTCCAGGAAAAGTTGTGCTAGGTGGTATTATTTCTCAGGACACACAGGATGTTGTGTTTGGATACGAAATAAAATCCGACAGCTGGGCTACTATTACCGAGAATGCGTCAGGTACGATTCCCGCGGAAGGATCTACAGAGATGACAGTGGTACTTAATGCAACCGGAATGTCAGCAGGTGAAACTCATTATGGAAAAATAATAATTGAACACAACGGGAGTGATACAACAGATGTTGTTATTCCTGTTACAATGGTAGTAAGCTATGATGTTGATGAACCTCCAACATCACAAACATCTTTTGCAAATCATTATCCTAATCCTGCTACAGGTTCTGTTGAAGTAAACTATACAATACCACACATGCATGAAGGTGAAGAAATCCCGATCAACATCTACAATATTCGAGGTCAACTCATCAATTCTGTTCAAGGAAAAGATGGTTATGCGATCTGGAATACAGAGAAAATTTCTTCAGGTATTTACTTCTACAAAATACAAAGAGATGATATTGAGTTAGTAAATAAAGTACTTATCATAAAATAA